One region of Sulfuriroseicoccus oceanibius genomic DNA includes:
- a CDS encoding HNH endonuclease: MTDLLGDQICVICRDGCSSCGSKVLTNGVQYHIECFNRLLWSLSEASRQIAALSAEKREAEAKIAEISTFKYKLKVLWGWGGLDESFYRGRLNDIPWQIKVLNREAQSFRDLIEYLYDYWPETPPDWEDRKRLLVDQLGNFCQKCMKVNVEKHVHHTVPVSRGGSHRLDNLEYLCVRCHSQAHGGRDVSTGGKYIPPVNRPAFSDRLELITYAVSESLVIAFSYSKRDGTRSKRSIKPTGLKQVGYSLCVEGYCYLRRADRVFAIKRMERVKIVE, from the coding sequence ATGACTGACCTGTTGGGTGATCAAATATGTGTAATTTGTAGGGACGGGTGCTCCAGTTGTGGTAGCAAAGTCCTGACAAATGGAGTCCAATATCATATTGAATGCTTCAATCGTTTGTTGTGGTCTCTATCTGAAGCGTCGAGGCAGATTGCAGCACTAAGTGCGGAGAAGCGTGAAGCAGAAGCAAAGATTGCAGAGATAAGCACCTTTAAATATAAGCTGAAGGTTCTTTGGGGTTGGGGGGGGCTAGATGAGAGTTTCTATAGAGGCAGATTAAATGATATACCTTGGCAGATAAAGGTCCTTAACCGTGAAGCTCAGTCTTTCCGGGACCTTATAGAGTATTTATATGATTATTGGCCTGAGACTCCTCCTGATTGGGAGGATAGGAAACGTTTATTGGTCGATCAGTTAGGAAATTTTTGCCAAAAGTGCATGAAGGTGAACGTTGAGAAACATGTTCATCACACTGTTCCCGTGTCTCGTGGGGGGAGTCATCGACTCGACAACCTAGAATATTTATGTGTGAGGTGCCATAGTCAGGCACACGGTGGGAGAGATGTGTCAACTGGTGGTAAATACATTCCCCCTGTAAATAGGCCGGCTTTTTCTGATCGGTTGGAGCTCATTACATACGCTGTATCTGAGAGCTTAGTAATTGCTTTTAGTTACTCCAAACGCGATGGGACGAGGAGTAAGCGCTCGATTAAGCCGACTGGCCTAAAGCAGGTGGGGTACTCTCTGTGTGTGGAAGGGTATTGCTACCTCAGGCGGGCTGATCGAGTATTTGCAATCAAGAGGATGGAACGAGTGAAAATAGTTGAGTAG
- the proB gene encoding glutamate 5-kinase has product MKIGTGVLTGDDSVVLDEPAFLEIARAVAQLKSFGFKVILVSSGAVGAGVTEFGLKKRPDTVAETQAFAAIGQSNLLSLYRQHLSTWDLHVGQMLLTYSDLKSEKRRARVMRTLEALLEMDSVIPIINENDTVAPEHEKFDGNDIVAANMAALCGASRLLMLTTVDGLLARNDDGSQKLVREVHDVEEALALVEESKGTLSVGGMASKLDAVQFALNHGVETFIANGKHASQIPALIAGDYTKRTRFQPDFEPEMTSEEPAITALP; this is encoded by the coding sequence ATCAAGATTGGCACCGGCGTGCTTACAGGTGATGATAGCGTGGTTCTGGATGAGCCCGCGTTTCTTGAAATCGCCCGGGCGGTTGCTCAACTTAAGAGCTTTGGCTTCAAGGTCATTCTGGTTTCCAGTGGTGCGGTTGGAGCGGGGGTCACTGAGTTTGGTTTGAAGAAGCGGCCGGACACGGTGGCCGAGACCCAGGCATTTGCTGCAATTGGTCAGTCCAATCTGTTGTCTCTCTACCGTCAGCACCTCAGTACGTGGGATCTTCACGTGGGGCAGATGTTGCTAACTTACTCGGATTTGAAGTCCGAGAAACGCAGGGCCCGTGTGATGCGCACGTTGGAAGCGTTGCTTGAGATGGACTCTGTGATTCCTATCATCAACGAGAACGACACGGTGGCTCCTGAGCATGAGAAGTTTGATGGTAATGACATTGTGGCTGCAAACATGGCGGCGCTTTGTGGTGCCAGCCGCTTGCTAATGCTGACGACTGTCGACGGATTGCTTGCGCGTAACGACGATGGCAGTCAGAAGCTGGTACGTGAGGTACACGACGTGGAGGAGGCCCTGGCATTGGTGGAGGAGTCCAAGGGGACGCTCTCGGTGGGGGGGATGGCGAGTAAGCTGGACGCGGTACAATTTGCGCTCAATCACGGGGTTGAGACGTTTATTGCCAATGGCAAGCATGCGAGCCAGATCCCGGCTTTGATCGCGGGGGACTATACCAAGCGGACGCGTTTCCAGCCGGACTTCGAGCCGGAAATGACCTCCGAAGAGCCGGCTATCACTGCATTGCCATAA